The Gadus morhua chromosome 16, gadMor3.0, whole genome shotgun sequence DNA window GGCATGGCGGAGCCCTGATTGGTCTAGTCGCGTCCTGACGTCACCAGCCTGTGAATAAGGCTGGCTCTTGTGCTTTCAGGAGCATTCAGAGTACTGGAGACTGAAAGACACACCGTCAAACTCAGAGCCTAGATGACACACTTGTCCTAGAATTACTACAGGCTTGTTTTTTTTGCCCATCATATACTGGACATCCGAAAGAGCTGGAGGAGACCTAATTAATTGATCGTTTTTTTAGGTTTTGCCGTTTGTTTCGACCGAGAGTTGACCAGTGGATAAGCGGCGATGTCTCACTACATCCATTTTTTTTAGTGGCATGCGTGTCTTGTAGGACAGTATCGCCTACACCACATCATTTAGACGCCTCATCCTGAAGTACAGACATCGTCGTGTTCTTTTCAGCACATGCGTCACTTTGAAGACCACGGAGACGCACGGTTGATTGTTTTCTCATTGGAGGCAATCTGTTTAGCGTTTGGTTTCTTCATTTGGTTAGGTCATATTATTGTGTATAGTGGACTGGCCCGCGGACTGGCTTGCGCGAGGACGTCTGGGtatccaccgccgccgcccgctGCTCTGGACGCTACCTCCCCGGTGGGAACGTTACGCGCGCCGGGAGAAATCCGTGGTGACATCTGATCGACTGCTGGTTTGAATGCGTTGACCTGGGGACTCCGATTCGAAGGGAACCACATAGTCGGACGAAACAGTCGATCCTGGTTCGTCCTGTGCTGTTGATTTGTTGTCGAatcaaatagagagagagggagagagggaggtgatcCACGTTATCACTGTGGGTGCATATCCAAAGTCATGGTACACTGCGCTGGGTGCGAGAGGCCTATTCTGGACCGGTTTCTCCTCAATGTTTTGGACAGAGCGTGGCACGTCAAGTGCGTTCAGTGCTGCGAATGTAAATGCAACTTGACTGAGAAATGCTTTTCCCGAGAGGGAAAACTGTACTGCAAAAACGACTTCTTTAGGTAAGCATACATTGAAATGTGGGCAGCCAAAGTGTTTTCTCCCCTTGCATTGTTGTTGAGCGTTCTTGACAGTTGAATTTGTTCCCtaagaaatataaaaatacagACATTTTTTAATCAGCCAAACTTCCATTTTGAAACCAAAGAAATATAATGCATTGCATATAAAATATTGTCATATTGATTTTAGTATCTTGAATTTTGCTTGAATGAAACTATTCTATTTGCACACCTTTTTTTGTCAAGGCCTTGAATTTCAGTTAATATATAGATACAAAAATTAAAGTGCCATTGCATTAACTCAACGTAAATAAAAAACGCTACGTAAGCCTATCTGGCAGGATACAATTTACAATTTTGTAATCTTAATGTATGACCAACCTGTCCGTGCCTGTAGGCGTGAATGAGTATTCGGAGTAGATAAGCTTTGATTAGTACGCTAATTAAAAGCTTGTTAATTTGAACGCTTACGCAAAACAAAGGGCATCAGTTTTTACACGCGTGTGCCTGcctcacagtgggggggggtttcAAGGAAATCGCACTTTGTTTACAAAATCCAACGTGCCAGGGAAGCCGTCAGAATCAATACTTGACCAAGGCCCAAAAGAAAGAAGTGCAATCGCACGGTGGTAAAACGTCTGCACAGcgccgtgtgtgtttgcacagttCAAGTGAGAAGGACGTGATAAGTGGATTTGAATAATAAACTAGTTTAAAAGATCAAGTCCGCAGACATTGCAATCACGGACCCACAGCCATCAGGCTTTGTACGCCATTCAATACACATTATTTCACATTCGTCTAAAGAAACCTCCATTACAATTAACTACAATACCACGTATAGACATACATGTGCATTTCTTTGAAAAAtcgtgtttatttttttgcagcGTAAACATTAATAGTTAAGGCAATAAAATGCAACATAAACATGGCACACGGAACATTTCTTGTCCCAAACGAAATAATgtgtttccacaagattttatTGTTTCAAAGCCGTTCAATACTTGTTTGGATTCAAATATCAGCTATTATTTAATGTGTTCTTATGTTGAACTCCGTTATCCAAATCAGAGCCAATATGCGTGGTAATAATTCCAAGACAATAATACTGAGGCATCGCATTTACAATAACAACAGAAACATCACCAATAGGCTACTACTTAAAGGGCATATCTTAATCAGTATCATAAtatcatgaataaaaaataatatatatatataaatatgaaatatttataaaatataaaataatacaatttaataaAAATCGACTCAGCTTCATTCCGACTAATGCGTCGAGAGAATCCCAAATGTGTTGACGCGTAGCCCTGCTACGGACTCTGTCTCGTGAGTCCCTTGCAAGGGGAagagatggatgatggatgaatgaatggatggatggatggatggatggatggatggatggatggatggatggatggatggatggatcgatggatggatggatgtgaaTTGTAGTATCCGACTTTTCATGGTATAAGAATGTTTAACCGAAAAAGTATGTTTTCCACAGAAGGTTTGGCACAAAGTGCGCTGGGTGTTCCCAAGGCATCTCACCTAACGACCTGGTCCGGAGGGCGAGGAGCAAAGTGTTTCACCTCAACTGTTTCACCTGCATGATGTGCAATAAGCAGCTATCAACCGGAGAAGAGCTCTACATTATAGATGAAAACAAATTCGTTTGTAAGGAAGATTACCTAAACAACGCGAGCGTTAAAGACACCAACCTTCTCTCAGGTAGGCTTACGGATTGCATTGCATTTCTTTGATTGCATGTTCATAAAGTCAGGCAATTACATTTACAATGATGGCACAACGACCATTGGCACTGTAGGAGTAATTCTACATTCAAATAGTGTGTATCAAAATGCTTATTTTGTTTGATAACCAGCCATTTTTCCCTTATGCATATAaattcattttttattgttGTGCTCCCGCAGTAACGGCCTGCAGCGATCCGAGTCTATCGCCGGATTCTCAAGATCAGTTACAGGACGACGTCAATCTAAAGGACTCAGAAATAGCAGCTTTGTCTGACAAAGAAACGGGTAATAACGAAAACGACGACCAGAACCTCGGCGGTAAGCGACGCGGACCTCGGACCACCATCAAGGCCAAGCAGCTGGAGACACTGAAGGCGGCGTTCGCGGCTACGCCGAAGCCCACCCGACAcatcagggagcagctggcccagGAGACGGGGCTGAACATGAGGGTCATTCAGGTAAAGAccgtttatttttataaatgtaggcctattactatTTGATCAGCAGATCTCAATGTCTGTTTATAAGTGAGTATCTGTATTCGAGTCGGCCTGTTACTTTGATGACTTCAGAGGTGTGTGGGCCCACACCCTGCAGCCCATGTGTTGGGGGTCGCGCTTGTGTTTTATGTAGTGTATCTCCCCCCCAGCTCAAACGCAaaggggtctgtgtgtgcgctcctCTGCTCTGGGGGGAAAACACTCAGTCAAAGGACTGCCAAGAACAAACCTGGTCAAACGTCGTCAGCTCAAAACATAAAAAGAGGGATTTTCTTCAAAATTGCATTGTCACATTGAATTCATTAGGCTAAGTATTGGCCGTCGCGGAGGTATATTTGGAAAGGGTCATTTATATGGGTATTGGCGCGCACCGCGGGTAAACAAGCCAATTGGCGGGGGAGCGTGTGGAGTGATGGGAGTCTTGGCAGAGCGTCGCCGTCACGTTTTGCGACCACATTTAGCCACGCTGTTACCATTTCCAGTCGAGTGGAAAGGCAGAAATCTGTCTCAGGGTCTTCAGATTGACTCTGCTTTGTTTGATTTACAGTGTGCTCGTCAATGTTCCATGATAGGGTTTATAATGCTCTTTAAATTAAGGTTATGATATAACAATATAATggtattaataaaaaaaatatattaatataagtAGGCCTAGTATAAGAAGGCCTATGATATGATGAATTTACATATTCTACTCAAATTAGTCTACATACATGTTGTTATCATTAAAAATGTAATGATACCaattttaataatgataataggcCTAATATGAATAGCCTGTTTGTTGTCCTTTTTAAAATTTATTATTAATGTGGTTTTAAAACCATAGGCAACTTAGTCTATGGTTAAAGTAGCCTTTTAACTATAACATTTTAAATTCCCTGCTAtaagttttctttctttctattcaaatactgtttttttgggggggggataAAATACAAGGTAACAAAACGCTAACATAATTGGTTTATTAAATGGTGATGCACAATATCCCTATTCACTTCTATAACCTTTCCGGGTTATCATGGATATGAACAGGCCAATGTAAGCAAaaaagagaccccccccccccccctccggcgcGGGATGAGAGTGCGGCCTGACTGGGTTAACAATGCTCTCCAGACCAGTGAATATTGGTAACCACCCTTCTAATGGATGTTCATTTGCAAAGCAAAATCGATGTATTTTATGTGCCAAAGCTATAATTCCTAACATCTAATTCGGTCTTAAATATAGCTACATTTCGCCGAACTCAAAGTCCAGGTGTTAGTGGTAAATTTTCTCAAATGAAGCAATGCTACAATAGCCTACAATCTTTTTTGGTTTATAACGATACTAAATTTAACATTTGTGTATAACGTAAAAGATAGGCCTAAAACATCGATTGACATGCATtttgattattgttgttataagtgttgtatattgtattgttgctgTTGTCGTCGTTGTTAGTATTGaataaaaatatacaattataattaATTGTACTTTTTTGGTCAGTAAAGCCGAACTACAAATTCCTCAAATCATCATCAGACTACAATACGACTGTGGCCAAAATAACGATTCAAATGCCCGTGCGGTTGTAGTAGGCCTATCATTTATGAAAGTACACGTTCTGTCTATGTTGTTTAGGTATGGTTCCAGAACAGGCGCTCCAAAGAGAGGCGCATGAAGCAGCTGAGCGCGCTGGGCGCGAGGAGACACGCGTTCTTCAGGAGCCCGAGGCGTATGAGGACGTTAGTGGACAGGCTCGAGCCCGGCGAGCTCATTCCGAACGGCCCCTTCTCTTATTACGGAGGTAAGAGACTACATGCACACGCGCCGATCGTTTTATAGTCAATACATAATTTTTTTCATTATCCGTTTAGGAAACAGTAGGAAGACAAACCTCAACACATTTCAACCGTTTACTTGGTGGACTAATTAATGGTCCCTAGGATGACAGACAGCCAGTAAGAAGGGCATTTAATGGTTATGCAGTGTGAAGGAAGTCCGCTAACCTACTTACCATCAAGGGTGTTGACAAAGCACTAAAACAATTGAAGTTAGAAATGTTAGCAATTATGTATTGTTGGTGCTATTTCCATACAATGACACATGGGCTCATGAACCTTATTAGGTTTGTTAACGCTTTAGGAAATCAATTCTTGTGTTTATGTCATCAAAATATTGTTAATTAGAAGAGTAAAGGACATATttgataaatataatatttaaattaagCAGGTACATTTCACTTTGTTATTTTTCCTCTTAATATTTAAAACAAAGTGAAATGAAAACTTTCCTGATCCACAAAAgtatttaaacacatttttactTCATAGCACACCCTCCTTTCCATATTTGTCCCGATGCATTTTCAACATATGGGTATCATTTTGTCCTACTTCTTGAAGCTAAAGTCTAATAATATTCTCCTGAAAAAAAAGTAATGGGTCTCCATAGGTAGGATAgctgatgaaaaaaaactattttaattaatttgtggGGACGTTGTTCTTCCCACCCAATTGCAGTTCTGATTTAAGTGTTACAAGCTCTATGGCCAATTTACCAgggagggtctctctctccctctctctctctctctctctctctctctctctctctctctctctctctctctctctctctctctctctctctctctctctctctctctctctctctctctctctccccccccccccctctctctctctctctctcctctctctctctctctctctctctcgctctctctctctcgctctctctctctctcgctctctatccaaccctcaatccctccctccctcccgccccttTTTTAATACAATCAAGCTATTACTACCAAATGAAATAGATCCTCTGTTTAGCTACCTCTTCCCCGCATTGCAGCCATTGTTTCAACACTAATGCTGTTTTTCCCGTGGATTTGCAGATTATCAAAGCGAGTACTACGGGCCAGGAGGAAACTACGACTTCTTCCCTCAAGGGCCCCCGTCGTCCCAGGCCCAGACCCCGGTGGACCTCGCCTTCGTGCCCTCCTCGGGCCCCACGGGGACCCCACTGGGGGGCATGGAGCACCCCCTTCCCGGACACCACCCCTCCAGTGAGGTGCAGCGCTTCTCGGACATCATGTCCCACCACCCCGGGGACTCCCCCAGCCCGGAGCCCGGCATCCCGGGGGCCATGCACGGCCTCTCCTCCGAGGTGTTcggccccagcccccccttcaCCTCGCTCTCGCTCAACGGCAGCGGATACAACAGCCACCTGTCCCACGCGCCCTCAGAAATGAACGAGGGCACGGTGTGGTAGCTCccggggggccggaggggccGCTGGGGCCCGCGGAGCAGGGACTCACCAGAGAACACAGGGAGCGCGTCCAGGACACGGGGCATCGGGGCCGAGTGAGGGAGGCAAATGTatcagtttgttttggttttgtttcggCGAGTAGGAAGGTGTcatttggtatttatttatttattttttgtgaattCACTTGGGGGTTTTATGTGGCAGAGTATGGCATTAACACCGGATGGATGGTCTGaatacgttttttatttttattttttggtattGTGTCTAATGTCTGGatagcatatatatttattttttattttcttctcttcgaATCCCCAAATTGattgatagggggggggggcaggcgtgTCCTGAGAGCCGGGACCCTTCATGACCTCTGTCAGCAGCCCAGTGTAGCAACCCAACCTCAAACACTCAACACTGGGAAGAAAAATACAACCTTTTCAAATCTCCCTAGTATGTTGTGAACATGAAAACATCATTAGCTACTGTCAACGACTCGGGCAGctttaccagagagagagagagagagagcgaggacagAGGGCTGCTTGGGGTCTGACCTGGCACtggaggagagcagagcagcCTCCAGACTGCTCACGGCAACGTGTCCCCTGCACTCAGAAGCCCGTCAGACCTCTTTGCCTTTAAAGGCTCTGCCATATTGACACTTCAAACAACCTTTTGACACTATGTATGTTTCTGACAGCCCAAGGAAGTTACGTTATTCCTGTGTTATTGgttccttttcctgtgtttttgtttctaaATATCACCAAATCCGAGGATGGCTGCCTTTAAAAGGCAAACAGTGAAAACACTCGACGGATTGCAAGCCCTTTATTAAAATGGATACAAACTTGAAGCGTTGATGAAATGAAGTCTACCTTCTAAAAATCTTTTACCAAGGGTTCTGAATAAGGACT harbors:
- the lhx1a gene encoding LIM/homeobox protein Lhx1 isoform X1; translated protein: MVHCAGCERPILDRFLLNVLDRAWHVKCVQCCECKCNLTEKCFSREGKLYCKNDFFRRFGTKCAGCSQGISPNDLVRRARSKVFHLNCFTCMMCNKQLSTGEELYIIDENKFVCKEDYLNNASVKDTNLLSVTACSDPSLSPDSQDQLQDDVNLKDSEIAALSDKETGNNENDDQNLGGKRRGPRTTIKAKQLETLKAAFAATPKPTRHIREQLAQETGLNMRVIQVWFQNRRSKERRMKQLSALGARRHAFFRSPRRMRTLVDRLEPGELIPNGPFSYYGDYQSEYYGPGGNYDFFPQGPPSSQAQTPVDLAFVPSSGPTGTPLGGMEHPLPGHHPSSEVQRFSDIMSHHPGDSPSPEPGIPGAMHGLSSEVFGPSPPFTSLSLNGSGYNSHLSHAPSEMNEGTVW
- the lhx1a gene encoding LIM/homeobox protein Lhx1 isoform X2 translates to MVHCAGCERPILDRFLLNVLDRAWHVKCVQCCECKCNLTEKCFSREGKLYCKNDFFRFGTKCAGCSQGISPNDLVRRARSKVFHLNCFTCMMCNKQLSTGEELYIIDENKFVCKEDYLNNASVKDTNLLSVTACSDPSLSPDSQDQLQDDVNLKDSEIAALSDKETGNNENDDQNLGGKRRGPRTTIKAKQLETLKAAFAATPKPTRHIREQLAQETGLNMRVIQVWFQNRRSKERRMKQLSALGARRHAFFRSPRRMRTLVDRLEPGELIPNGPFSYYGDYQSEYYGPGGNYDFFPQGPPSSQAQTPVDLAFVPSSGPTGTPLGGMEHPLPGHHPSSEVQRFSDIMSHHPGDSPSPEPGIPGAMHGLSSEVFGPSPPFTSLSLNGSGYNSHLSHAPSEMNEGTVW